A window of Primulina tabacum isolate GXHZ01 chromosome 4, ASM2559414v2, whole genome shotgun sequence contains these coding sequences:
- the LOC142543318 gene encoding two-component response regulator ARR2-like isoform X2 translates to MNLGAKPMSFTCSSSPWKSNNGVSEQFPVGLRVLVVDDDPTCLRILEKMLRNCLYEVTKCNRAEIALQFLRDNKNGFDIVISDVHMPDMDGFKLLEHVGLEMDLPVIMMSADDSKNVVMKGVTHGACDYLIKPVSMEALKNIWQHVVRKKKNEWREKDFEQSGSAGDDTMHQKPSEDVEYSPSASEGNWKSVKKRKEKDEEDEGEDRDEASTSKKPRVVWSVELHQQFVTAVNQLGIDKAVPKKILELMNVPGLTRENVASHLQKYRLYLRRLSGASPHTNGFGNAFMGDAAFGSISSLSGLDFQALAASGQLQQHSFVSLGRVAAKPAISVPPVDQRNIFSFENPKLRFLEGQQQQNNNGKPINLLHGIPTNMDSKQLATMHQSAQARQNKSTPIVMSQAIPSGVLERSKMEGVHGPAYTSVDFSRIQRTESAANNFSLVSDSRSSCLTSKGMTQNEINSETKESRSVFLNHDVFNEQNIDRNHNWGLQNVGSAFESAQLLNLPGILDVSASVLIPPGYSSNQINKAASFVGSTPNMGQQINSSLANNPLVIKAEKLPEMGFQNVLFTEQLGQQDLMTLYKQQAGMEPVESEFGFDEYHMDNLIV, encoded by the exons ATGAATCTTGGAGCGAAGCCTATGTCTTTTACGTGTTCAAGTTCTCCATGGAAGTCCAACAATGGCGTTTCAGAGCAGTTTCCGGTTGGTCTGAGAGTACTTGTTGTAGACGATGACCCCACTTGTCTGAGGATCTTGGAGAAGATGCTTAGAAATTGCCTCTATGAAG TTACCAAATGCAATAGAGCGGAGATTGCGTTGCAGTTTCTTAGGGATAACAAAAATGGCTTtgacattgttataagtgatGTCCACATGCCAGACATGGATGGTTTTAAACTCCTAGAGCATGTAGGACTCGAGATGGACTTGCCAGTAATAA TGATGTCTGCAGATGATAGCAAAAATGTCGTGATGAAGGGTGTGACTCACGGTGCTTGTGATTATCTCATTAAACCGGTTAGTATGGAGGCGTTGAAGAACATATGGCAGCATGTGGTTAGGAAGAAGAAAAACGAGTGGAGAGAGAAGGATTTTGAACAATCGGGAAGTGCGGGAGATGATACAATGCATCAAAAGCCTTCCGAAGATGTTGAATATTCGCCTTCTGCTAGTGAAGGGAATTGGAAAAGTGTCAAGAAAAGGAAGGAGAAGGACGAGGAAGATGAAGGTGAAGATAGGGATGAGGCATCTACCTCGAAGAAACCACGTGTTGTTTGGTCAGTTGAGCTTCATCAGCAATTTGTGACTGCTGTAAATCAGCTTGGAATCGACA AGGCTGTTCCAAAGAAAATATTGGAATTGATGAATGTGCCTGGCCTCACAAGAGAGAATGTTGCTAGCCATCTTCAG AAGTATCGGCTATATCTAAGAAGGCTGAGTGGTGCATCACCTCACACGAATGGATTTGGAAATGCTTTTATGGGAGATGCAGCTTTTGGGTCTATTTCTTCTCTAAGTGGCCTCGATTTTCAAGCTCTTGCTGCTTCAGGTCAGCTCCAACAGCATAGTTTCGTCTCGCTTGGTAGGGTTGCAGCCAAGCCTGCCATATCTGTGCCTCCAGtcgatcaaagaaatattttcagcTTTGAAAATCCCAAGTTAAGGTTTCTGGAGGGACAGCAACAGCAAAACAATAATGGGAAACCAATAAACTTACTTCATGGGATCCCTACTAACATGGATTCGAAGCAGCTTGCCACTATGCACCAATCTGCACAGGCGAGACAGAATAAATCAACACCAATCGTCATGTCCCAGGCGATTCCTAGTGGTGTATTGGAGAGAAGCAAAATGGAAGGTGTTCATGGACCAGCATATACTTCTGTAGATTTCTCGAGGATTCAGAGGACGGAGTCAGCAGCGAACAATTTTTCACTTGTGAGTGATTCAAGAAGCTCGTGTCTCACTTCTAAAGGGATGACCCAGAATGAGATTAACTCAGAAACTAAAGAATCTAGAAGCGTTTTCCTCAATCACGACGTTTTCAATGAGCAAAATATTGACAGAAACCATAATTGGGGATTGCAAAATGTCGGGTCTGCCTTTGAATCAGCACAACTTTTAAATTTACCAGGCATCCTGGACGTATCGGCATCGGTTCTAATTCCACCTGGATATTCTTCCAACCAGATTAACAAGGCAGCCTCTTTCGTTGGAAGCACCCCAAATATGGGTCAGCAGATAAACTCATCATTGGCTAATAATCCACTAGTAATTAAGGCTGAAAAGCTGCCTGAAATGGGCTTTCAGAATGTACTTTTTACTGAACAGTTGGGCCAGCAGGATCTAATGACACTTTACAAACAG CAAGCAGGCATGGAACCAGTGGAAAGCGAGTTTGGCTTCGACGAATATCACATGGATAATCTTATTGTGTAG
- the LOC142543318 gene encoding two-component response regulator ARR2-like isoform X1: MNLGAKPMSFTCSSSPWKSNNGVSEQFPVGLRVLVVDDDPTCLRILEKMLRNCLYEVTKCNRAEIALQFLRDNKNGFDIVISDVHMPDMDGFKLLEHVGLEMDLPVIMMSADDSKNVVMKGVTHGACDYLIKPVSMEALKNIWQHVVRKKKNEWREKDFEQSGSAGDDTMHQKPSEDVEYSPSASEGNWKSVKKRKEKDEEDEGEDRDEASTSKKPRVVWSVELHQQFVTAVNQLGIDKAVPKKILELMNVPGLTRENVASHLQKYRLYLRRLSGASPHTNGFGNAFMGDAAFGSISSLSGLDFQALAASGQLQQHSFVSLGRVAAKPAISVPPVDQRNIFSFENPKLRFLEGQQQQNNNGKPINLLHGIPTNMDSKQLATMHQSAQARQNKSTPIVMSQAIPSGVLERSKMEGVHGPAYTSVDFSRIQRTESAANNFSLVSDSRSSCLTSKGMTQNEINSETKESRSVFLNHDVFNEQNIDRNHNWGLQNVGSAFESAQLLNLPGILDVSASVLIPPGYSSNQINKAASFVGSTPNMGQQINSSLANNPLVIKAEKLPEMGFQNVLFTEQLGQQDLMTLYKQQQAGMEPVESEFGFDEYHMDNLIV; this comes from the exons ATGAATCTTGGAGCGAAGCCTATGTCTTTTACGTGTTCAAGTTCTCCATGGAAGTCCAACAATGGCGTTTCAGAGCAGTTTCCGGTTGGTCTGAGAGTACTTGTTGTAGACGATGACCCCACTTGTCTGAGGATCTTGGAGAAGATGCTTAGAAATTGCCTCTATGAAG TTACCAAATGCAATAGAGCGGAGATTGCGTTGCAGTTTCTTAGGGATAACAAAAATGGCTTtgacattgttataagtgatGTCCACATGCCAGACATGGATGGTTTTAAACTCCTAGAGCATGTAGGACTCGAGATGGACTTGCCAGTAATAA TGATGTCTGCAGATGATAGCAAAAATGTCGTGATGAAGGGTGTGACTCACGGTGCTTGTGATTATCTCATTAAACCGGTTAGTATGGAGGCGTTGAAGAACATATGGCAGCATGTGGTTAGGAAGAAGAAAAACGAGTGGAGAGAGAAGGATTTTGAACAATCGGGAAGTGCGGGAGATGATACAATGCATCAAAAGCCTTCCGAAGATGTTGAATATTCGCCTTCTGCTAGTGAAGGGAATTGGAAAAGTGTCAAGAAAAGGAAGGAGAAGGACGAGGAAGATGAAGGTGAAGATAGGGATGAGGCATCTACCTCGAAGAAACCACGTGTTGTTTGGTCAGTTGAGCTTCATCAGCAATTTGTGACTGCTGTAAATCAGCTTGGAATCGACA AGGCTGTTCCAAAGAAAATATTGGAATTGATGAATGTGCCTGGCCTCACAAGAGAGAATGTTGCTAGCCATCTTCAG AAGTATCGGCTATATCTAAGAAGGCTGAGTGGTGCATCACCTCACACGAATGGATTTGGAAATGCTTTTATGGGAGATGCAGCTTTTGGGTCTATTTCTTCTCTAAGTGGCCTCGATTTTCAAGCTCTTGCTGCTTCAGGTCAGCTCCAACAGCATAGTTTCGTCTCGCTTGGTAGGGTTGCAGCCAAGCCTGCCATATCTGTGCCTCCAGtcgatcaaagaaatattttcagcTTTGAAAATCCCAAGTTAAGGTTTCTGGAGGGACAGCAACAGCAAAACAATAATGGGAAACCAATAAACTTACTTCATGGGATCCCTACTAACATGGATTCGAAGCAGCTTGCCACTATGCACCAATCTGCACAGGCGAGACAGAATAAATCAACACCAATCGTCATGTCCCAGGCGATTCCTAGTGGTGTATTGGAGAGAAGCAAAATGGAAGGTGTTCATGGACCAGCATATACTTCTGTAGATTTCTCGAGGATTCAGAGGACGGAGTCAGCAGCGAACAATTTTTCACTTGTGAGTGATTCAAGAAGCTCGTGTCTCACTTCTAAAGGGATGACCCAGAATGAGATTAACTCAGAAACTAAAGAATCTAGAAGCGTTTTCCTCAATCACGACGTTTTCAATGAGCAAAATATTGACAGAAACCATAATTGGGGATTGCAAAATGTCGGGTCTGCCTTTGAATCAGCACAACTTTTAAATTTACCAGGCATCCTGGACGTATCGGCATCGGTTCTAATTCCACCTGGATATTCTTCCAACCAGATTAACAAGGCAGCCTCTTTCGTTGGAAGCACCCCAAATATGGGTCAGCAGATAAACTCATCATTGGCTAATAATCCACTAGTAATTAAGGCTGAAAAGCTGCCTGAAATGGGCTTTCAGAATGTACTTTTTACTGAACAGTTGGGCCAGCAGGATCTAATGACACTTTACAAACAG CAGCAAGCAGGCATGGAACCAGTGGAAAGCGAGTTTGGCTTCGACGAATATCACATGGATAATCTTATTGTGTAG